Proteins encoded within one genomic window of Desulfatiglans sp.:
- a CDS encoding response regulator — protein sequence MSILIVDDSPVTRELLSNTLKKWGQTVLTANDGLDGLEKYKNNDISIVITDWIMPGMDGLALCEEIRKFIKNKYTYIIIITAKDQSSDIKEAFNKGADDYITKPIDMERLRVSIKTARRIISLSENLNHEIDKNRILLENMKEGLLMVNEGGTLTFVNESLCKMIGYTREELIGKNINSIHEKEDEEVIARKVNRRREGLGDSYELNYITKEGSLIPTLVSAKPVLNSSGMHDGAVVVITDISKIKQAEQERKLIEAQLRQSDKMASIGQLAAGVAHEINNPTGFVSSNLNTLSAYIKDYNIIIDRYQALATQMENSGRSADYADFLQEIKEQEANMDIGFLKEDISQLIHESLEGTERIKKIVQDLKDFAHPGEDKPRFTDINRCLDSTLNIVWNEIKYKAQVNKEYGELPEILCHPQQLNQVFANIMVNAAQAITGHGEIGIRTSLSDENIVIKISDTGSGIAREHLSKIFDPFFTTKDVGKGTGLGLNVAYNIIKKHNGKISVESEKGCGTTFTILVPVNNTDE from the coding sequence ATGTCCATACTGATAGTAGATGACTCACCGGTTACTAGAGAGCTTCTTTCAAATACCCTTAAAAAATGGGGACAAACAGTCCTGACTGCTAATGACGGGCTTGATGGGCTTGAAAAATATAAGAATAACGATATCAGTATTGTCATTACAGACTGGATAATGCCAGGGATGGACGGACTTGCCCTGTGTGAAGAGATCCGGAAATTTATTAAAAACAAATATACATACATAATAATAATTACCGCAAAGGACCAGAGTTCAGATATTAAAGAGGCGTTTAATAAGGGGGCGGATGACTATATTACAAAGCCTATAGATATGGAAAGGTTGAGGGTAAGTATAAAAACAGCCCGTCGGATCATATCCCTTTCAGAAAACCTGAACCATGAAATTGATAAAAACAGGATTCTTCTTGAAAACATGAAGGAGGGATTGTTAATGGTAAACGAGGGAGGCACGCTGACTTTCGTAAATGAAAGTCTTTGTAAGATGATCGGGTACACCAGGGAAGAGCTTATAGGTAAAAACATCAACTCCATTCATGAAAAAGAGGACGAGGAAGTGATAGCGCGCAAGGTGAATCGGAGAAGAGAGGGGTTAGGTGATTCATACGAACTGAATTATATAACTAAAGAAGGCAGTCTTATACCTACTCTTGTGTCGGCAAAACCTGTCTTAAACTCATCTGGTATGCATGATGGGGCGGTTGTCGTTATTACAGATATCTCGAAAATAAAGCAGGCAGAGCAGGAAAGAAAATTGATTGAGGCCCAGCTCCGTCAGTCTGATAAAATGGCCTCTATAGGTCAGCTTGCAGCAGGCGTGGCCCATGAGATAAATAACCCTACAGGTTTTGTAAGCAGCAACCTGAATACCCTATCCGCCTACATAAAAGACTACAATATAATTATTGACCGGTATCAGGCCCTTGCCACACAGATGGAAAACAGCGGGAGATCGGCTGATTATGCCGATTTTCTTCAAGAGATCAAAGAGCAGGAGGCGAATATGGATATCGGTTTTTTAAAAGAGGATATCTCACAACTGATACATGAGAGCCTTGAGGGTACAGAGAGGATCAAAAAGATTGTGCAGGATCTGAAGGATTTTGCGCATCCCGGAGAAGACAAGCCCAGGTTCACAGACATAAACAGGTGTCTTGATTCAACCCTTAATATTGTATGGAATGAGATCAAATACAAGGCACAGGTAAACAAGGAGTATGGGGAATTGCCGGAAATACTCTGTCATCCCCAGCAGCTTAATCAGGTATTTGCCAATATCATGGTAAATGCAGCACAGGCCATTACTGGGCATGGTGAAATCGGGATAAGGACAAGTCTGTCAGATGAAAATATTGTGATAAAAATAAGTGATACAGGCTCAGGCATAGCCAGGGAGCATCTTTCAAAAATATTTGATCCATTTTTTACCACCAAGGATGTTGGAAAAGGCACAGGCCTGGGGCTTAATGTGGCATACAATATTATAAAAAAACATAATGGAAAAATAAGTGTTGAAAGTGAAAAGGGCTGTGGTACAACATTTACTATACTCGTTCCTGTAAATAATACCGATGAGTAA
- a CDS encoding response regulator, giving the protein MPETEALKKRIKALEEELKRAEDKLERSRRMGHLGSYAGSVAHDLNNLLAGIFTYPELILMELPEKNSSRKYLYAIKQAGEKAANIVQDLMMLSQDPAASTHSLNLNDIISDLKKSPDFKEFKRCHPDVKVVFDLEMPLDNIKGIPKLITRSLINIFYNAAESINGQGRITVSTANMSIKTPERGYKHMIEKGDYVTVTIQDTGNGMTEKDISSLFEPFYTKKVMGRDGSGLSMPVVWETISQVNGYINIISALDRGTTFILYFPVTVDGSKKWAPPDEIVNCRGNGESMLIVDDMPEQRELACTILKKLGYSVSSVPCGEDAVAYLRAKKADMVILDMIMDPGIDGLETFKRISEFKPDQRFVIVSGYAETERLKEIQRLGCRFCIKKPYSIAEIGEAVKKGLRA; this is encoded by the coding sequence ATGCCAGAGACAGAAGCGCTTAAGAAAAGAATTAAGGCCCTTGAAGAGGAGCTGAAAAGGGCAGAGGATAAGCTTGAACGATCCAGAAGGATGGGGCATCTGGGCAGCTATGCAGGAAGTGTTGCCCATGATCTGAATAACCTCCTTGCAGGTATTTTTACCTATCCTGAGCTTATCCTGATGGAGCTCCCCGAAAAGAACTCCTCAAGAAAATATCTCTATGCAATAAAGCAGGCAGGGGAAAAGGCAGCGAATATTGTTCAGGATCTCATGATGCTCTCACAGGACCCTGCCGCCTCCACCCATTCCCTGAATCTCAATGATATTATTTCTGACCTCAAGAAAAGCCCTGATTTTAAGGAGTTTAAGCGCTGTCACCCTGATGTAAAGGTTGTATTTGATCTTGAGATGCCCCTTGATAATATAAAGGGTATTCCAAAGCTGATAACAAGATCCCTTATTAACATATTTTATAATGCGGCTGAATCTATAAACGGACAGGGTAGAATAACTGTGTCCACCGCAAACATGAGCATTAAAACCCCTGAAAGGGGTTATAAGCATATGATTGAAAAGGGAGATTATGTTACTGTCACCATCCAGGATACAGGTAATGGCATGACCGAAAAGGATATCTCAAGTCTTTTTGAACCTTTTTATACCAAAAAGGTGATGGGAAGAGACGGGTCAGGGCTCAGCATGCCTGTTGTATGGGAAACCATCAGTCAGGTCAATGGCTACATCAATATAATCAGCGCTTTAGATAGAGGGACAACCTTTATCCTTTACTTCCCTGTAACCGTTGATGGCAGCAAAAAATGGGCGCCTCCGGATGAGATTGTTAACTGCAGGGGAAACGGGGAATCCATGCTTATAGTGGATGATATGCCTGAGCAGAGAGAACTTGCATGCACTATACTCAAAAAGCTTGGCTATTCTGTCTCTTCTGTGCCCTGCGGAGAAGATGCAGTGGCCTATCTCAGGGCCAAAAAGGCAGACATGGTCATCCTTGACATGATTATGGACCCGGGCATAGACGGCCTTGAGACCTTTAAAAGGATCTCCGAATTCAAACCGGATCAGAGGTTTGTTATTGTAAGCGGTTATGCTGAGACAGAAAGGCTTAAGGAGATACAGAGACTGGGCTGCCGCTTCTGTATTAAAAAACCCTATTCGATCGCTGAAATCGGTGAGGCTGTCAAAAAGGGGCTTAGAGCCTAG
- a CDS encoding beta-glucosidase has protein sequence MHIDMRRIFIMSFLSVIFLLTCSCDNRPAERSKLNKNNITGIIKAMTLHEKAMLVTGTGMDIPLSMLENLPEGENPFGVVTGKSKEPDTEYDAMVAKIKKIAPGAAGRTVEIPDLGIPTMVVADGPAGLRLNPDRDGETRKFYCTAFPIATLLASTWDTGVVTEVGGAMGNEVLEYGVDAILGPGMNLHRNPLCGRNFEYYSEDPLVTGKMAAAMVKGIQSKGVGTSIKHFAANNQETNRQSVDAIVSERALRELYLEGFRIAVQESEPWTVMSSYNKINGVYTSESNDLLTNILREEWGFKGYVMTDWGGGSDVVAQMMAGNDLIMPGNRDQSKEIEKAVKEGRLDEKILDQNVERILNIIVNTPRFNGYKYTDKPDLTTNALTARRAAADGMILLKNNEKALPFAKGIKNVAVFGNSSYKIITSGTGSGDVNEGYSISLIDGLKNAGYSIDAGIMDVYLNYIKDAEEKQEKPVNVFMGKPRVPEMKMDTDEIKRLADSMDIALVTIGRISGEGGDRKADPGDFYLTEDEMALIKNVSTEFRLRKKKTAVILNIGGVIEVTSWRDYPDAILLAWQPGQETGNAIADILSGKVNPSGKLASTFPVKYDDVPSAKTFPRIELPMTDEENKANEALPLFMRKKPAISVYEEDIYVGYRYYDTFNVPVAYEFGYGLSYTSFEYSNMKLDETNFNGSVNVSLDIKNTGDLPGREVVQLYVSAPSIKIKKPAKELKAFTKTGLLKPGEIETVTFTLDAKSLVSFDTDASSWVAESGEYRVQAGSSSRDTRQSIAFHVEKDIVVSKVNRALSPYMEINRLRH, from the coding sequence ATGCATATTGATATGAGGAGGATATTCATAATGTCATTTTTATCTGTCATTTTTCTTTTAACCTGCTCATGTGACAATAGACCGGCAGAGAGATCAAAACTAAATAAAAACAATATTACCGGGATAATCAAGGCCATGACCCTTCATGAAAAGGCCATGCTTGTAACAGGTACAGGTATGGATATTCCTCTTTCCATGCTTGAAAACCTGCCGGAGGGCGAAAACCCGTTTGGCGTTGTTACCGGAAAAAGCAAAGAGCCTGACACTGAATATGATGCAATGGTTGCGAAAATAAAAAAGATTGCGCCGGGCGCAGCAGGCAGGACAGTCGAGATACCTGATTTAGGCATACCAACAATGGTTGTTGCAGACGGGCCTGCCGGTTTAAGGTTAAATCCTGACAGGGATGGAGAAACACGGAAGTTCTATTGCACTGCATTTCCAATTGCGACACTCCTTGCATCCACATGGGATACAGGGGTTGTTACAGAGGTTGGGGGTGCAATGGGTAACGAGGTGCTTGAATATGGTGTTGATGCCATACTTGGCCCTGGTATGAACCTGCATAGAAACCCCCTGTGCGGCCGTAACTTTGAGTATTATTCAGAAGACCCTCTGGTTACAGGGAAGATGGCTGCTGCAATGGTGAAGGGCATCCAGTCAAAGGGTGTTGGCACATCAATAAAACACTTTGCCGCAAACAACCAGGAGACAAACCGGCAGAGTGTTGATGCCATCGTGAGTGAAAGGGCGTTGAGGGAGCTTTACCTTGAAGGGTTCAGGATAGCGGTTCAGGAGTCAGAACCCTGGACGGTCATGTCTTCATATAATAAAATAAATGGAGTCTACACCTCTGAAAGCAATGATCTTCTGACAAATATACTGCGTGAAGAGTGGGGTTTTAAGGGTTATGTAATGACAGACTGGGGCGGGGGCTCTGATGTTGTTGCACAGATGATGGCAGGTAATGACCTTATAATGCCAGGAAACAGGGATCAGTCAAAGGAGATAGAAAAGGCGGTTAAGGAGGGCAGGCTTGATGAAAAGATACTGGATCAGAATGTGGAGAGGATACTCAATATTATAGTTAATACCCCGAGATTCAATGGCTATAAATATACAGACAAACCTGACCTTACCACGAATGCGTTAACAGCAAGACGGGCTGCTGCTGACGGCATGATCCTTTTAAAGAACAATGAAAAAGCTCTACCTTTTGCCAAGGGAATAAAGAATGTGGCGGTATTCGGTAACTCATCTTATAAAATAATCACAAGCGGCACAGGGAGCGGTGACGTGAATGAGGGTTACAGTATTTCCCTTATTGATGGGCTCAAGAATGCGGGGTACTCTATCGATGCCGGTATAATGGATGTATACCTCAATTACATAAAAGATGCGGAAGAAAAACAGGAGAAACCAGTAAACGTATTCATGGGAAAGCCGCGAGTCCCTGAGATGAAGATGGATACAGATGAGATAAAACGACTGGCAGACAGTATGGATATTGCCCTTGTCACTATAGGGCGCATATCAGGTGAGGGTGGAGATAGAAAGGCTGACCCAGGGGATTTTTATCTGACAGAGGATGAAATGGCGCTCATAAAGAATGTCAGCACAGAATTCAGGTTAAGGAAAAAAAAGACAGCGGTCATCCTGAATATCGGTGGTGTAATAGAGGTAACTTCATGGAGGGATTACCCTGACGCAATACTCCTTGCATGGCAGCCGGGCCAGGAGACAGGAAATGCGATAGCAGATATCTTAAGCGGCAAGGTAAACCCGTCAGGAAAACTCGCATCCACATTCCCAGTGAAATATGATGATGTGCCTTCAGCTAAAACCTTTCCGAGGATAGAACTCCCCATGACCGATGAAGAGAATAAGGCAAATGAGGCCCTGCCCCTGTTCATGCGTAAAAAACCTGCAATATCTGTGTATGAAGAGGATATATATGTGGGATACAGATATTATGACACCTTTAATGTGCCTGTTGCATATGAGTTCGGGTATGGACTCTCCTATACCTCATTTGAATACAGCAATATGAAACTTGATGAAACCAATTTCAATGGCTCTGTAAATGTCTCACTTGATATAAAAAATACTGGGGATTTACCTGGCCGCGAGGTGGTTCAGTTGTATGTATCAGCGCCTTCAATAAAAATCAAAAAACCGGCAAAAGAGCTAAAGGCATTCACAAAAACAGGGCTCTTAAAACCGGGAGAGATAGAGACAGTCACATTCACCCTTGACGCAAAGAGTTTAGTAAGTTTTGATACTGATGCCTCATCATGGGTGGCAGAGTCAGGTGAGTACAGGGTGCAGGCAGGGTCATCATCAAGGGATACAAGACAGTCTATAGCATTCCATGTGGAGAAAGATATTGTAGTAAGCAAGGTTAACAGAGCGCTTTCACCTTACATGGAAATAAACAGGTTAAGACACTGA
- a CDS encoding response regulator, which produces MMELKYKHTIMVVDDDVLITKSLNRLLRKEGFNVIEANSGADALETLGKLEKPVSGIISDQRMPNMSGSQLMQKVKKIAPDSFRILLTGYSDINAIIDALNMGEIHRYITKPWNDAEFVGQVRETLYQFELKLENKRLNNLVKKQNLELKEINKSLEQKVEERTREIQAKNQELEQGLYNTVRAFASLVDNSSPAMEGHGRRVSLMSKQLAQALKLSEIEIMNVEIAALLHDIGKIGLPERLFLIDSQKMTDQEKAIYNKHPEEGQGVVKFISKLDHVGLLIRSHHERYDGRGFPDKLSGELIPIESQIISVADRYDKIVHLGIDKERCIKDYLRERNITQDHFAPETLIKAAASFSIKKNAFIEFAPDVVKVFLDYIEKQGVSDEDEKEIPIEKITQGMILSRSLYAVNGRFLLPYNTRLTQELVNRLKAIQAQSPVIGNLFVKK; this is translated from the coding sequence ATGATGGAACTCAAATATAAACATACAATCATGGTTGTTGATGATGATGTATTGATTACCAAATCATTAAACAGGTTACTCCGTAAAGAGGGATTTAACGTAATCGAGGCAAACAGCGGGGCAGATGCCCTTGAGACCTTGGGCAAACTTGAAAAACCAGTGTCAGGGATTATCTCTGATCAGCGAATGCCAAATATGTCAGGCTCGCAGTTGATGCAGAAGGTGAAAAAGATTGCACCTGATTCATTCAGAATACTTTTAACAGGTTACTCTGATATTAATGCCATTATTGATGCCCTGAATATGGGCGAAATACATAGATATATTACAAAGCCATGGAATGATGCAGAGTTTGTAGGCCAGGTGCGTGAAACACTGTATCAGTTTGAGCTTAAGCTGGAAAATAAGCGGCTTAACAATCTGGTAAAAAAGCAAAATCTGGAACTGAAGGAGATAAACAAATCCCTGGAACAAAAGGTTGAAGAGAGGACCAGGGAAATTCAGGCAAAGAACCAGGAGCTTGAACAGGGCCTTTATAACACTGTAAGGGCATTTGCATCACTGGTGGATAACAGCTCGCCGGCTATGGAAGGGCATGGAAGACGTGTCAGTCTTATGTCAAAACAGCTTGCCCAGGCATTGAAACTCTCTGAAATAGAGATCATGAATGTTGAAATTGCAGCGCTGCTGCATGACATCGGTAAAATTGGCCTTCCTGAAAGACTATTCCTTATTGACAGTCAAAAAATGACTGACCAGGAAAAAGCCATTTATAACAAACATCCTGAAGAGGGTCAGGGTGTGGTAAAGTTTATAAGCAAGCTTGATCATGTAGGATTACTAATCAGATCACATCATGAGAGATATGATGGCAGGGGTTTCCCGGATAAACTCAGCGGGGAGCTCATTCCCATTGAATCCCAGATTATATCTGTGGCAGACAGATATGACAAGATCGTTCACCTTGGCATAGACAAAGAAAGGTGCATAAAGGATTACTTGAGGGAGCGTAATATTACACAGGATCATTTTGCTCCTGAAACACTTATTAAGGCAGCAGCATCTTTTTCTATTAAAAAAAATGCATTTATCGAATTTGCCCCTGATGTTGTTAAGGTGTTTCTTGATTATATAGAAAAACAGGGGGTGAGTGATGAGGATGAAAAGGAGATACCAATTGAAAAAATTACCCAGGGGATGATACTTTCAAGATCACTTTATGCGGTAAATGGCAGGTTTCTTCTCCCATATAATACAAGACTGACACAAGAGCTGGTTAATAGACTCAAGGCCATACAAGCTCAAAGCCCTGTAATAGGAAACCTCTTTGTCAAAAAATGA
- a CDS encoding ACT domain-containing protein codes for MDKELLFITVIGADKKGIVAKVSNLLYTCDINIEDINQRIMGTYFVMTMLVDMKESNLSLEKVREELEKIGMELKLKIQIQHENIFKMMHRI; via the coding sequence ATGGACAAAGAACTGTTATTTATAACTGTGATTGGCGCTGATAAAAAGGGGATTGTAGCCAAGGTCTCAAATCTACTGTACACATGCGATATCAATATAGAGGATATTAACCAGAGGATCATGGGGACATATTTTGTTATGACCATGCTTGTTGATATGAAGGAATCAAACTTAAGCCTTGAAAAGGTGAGGGAAGAGCTTGAAAAGATAGGTATGGAACTTAAACTCAAGATCCAGATACAGCATGAAAACATCTTCAAGATGATGCACAGGATATAA
- a CDS encoding response regulator translates to MENEKTILIVDDEEHVLSSLKRLLHRDGYRILTALSAEEGYKLLSENDVQLVISDQRMPGESGTEFLGKIRVDFPDIIRTIISGYTGVDSITESINKGHIYKFFYKPWDENNLRLEIKQCLEQYELMRKNRELNDLIVKKNEELEIINDELVSINTNLESIVQERTKDLEIQNKALELFRAIIEDMPLPVIGISSDGMIVMRNKKALEITYGNEGFEVGNYISDCFPNDLNAHLESAIKDGKLEVMDVCPVMGTNYKIFIAPLLGQFKGKGVTLIFV, encoded by the coding sequence GTGGAGAATGAAAAAACAATATTGATCGTTGATGATGAAGAGCATGTGTTAAGCAGCCTTAAACGGTTGCTTCACAGGGATGGCTACAGGATTTTAACTGCCCTGAGCGCTGAAGAGGGCTATAAATTACTGAGTGAAAACGACGTGCAGCTTGTCATATCAGATCAGAGGATGCCAGGCGAGAGCGGAACCGAATTTTTAGGTAAAATCAGGGTGGATTTCCCTGATATAATCAGAACGATCATTTCAGGTTATACCGGTGTAGATTCCATAACCGAGTCTATCAATAAGGGGCATATCTATAAATTTTTTTATAAACCCTGGGATGAAAATAACCTGAGGCTGGAGATAAAGCAGTGTCTTGAACAGTATGAATTGATGAGGAAAAACCGGGAACTGAATGACCTTATAGTAAAAAAGAATGAAGAGCTGGAAATAATAAATGATGAACTGGTAAGTATAAACACAAACCTGGAATCAATAGTTCAGGAAAGGACAAAAGACCTTGAGATACAGAATAAGGCGCTTGAATTATTCCGTGCTATTATTGAAGATATGCCTCTCCCGGTAATTGGCATCAGCTCAGACGGCATGATAGTGATGAGAAACAAAAAGGCACTGGAAATAACATATGGTAATGAAGGATTTGAGGTTGGAAATTACATCTCTGATTGTTTCCCCAATGATTTAAATGCACACCTTGAAAGTGCAATCAAAGATGGCAAATTGGAGGTAATGGATGTTTGCCCTGTCATGGGCACAAATTATAAAATATTTATTGCCCCGCTCCTTGGTCAGTTCAAGGGAAAGGGGGTTACGCTGATATTTGTATGA
- a CDS encoding PFL family protein yields the protein MTISVEEVFETASMILYQNLDIRTTTMGINLKDCIDNDFERFTNKVYDKISANAARLVKEAKAMELKYGIPIVNKRISITPVSLIMETHCEKAKFVQMAKAMDRAVEDAGIDFIGGFGAIVHKGLTPSDMMLIEALPDVFSETNRVCSFLNVGTNTAGLNLDAINLIGPMLKKTAGMTKDAIGCAKFVVFANAPEDNPFMAGAFHGIGEADMTLNIGISGPGVVHSVVEKNRDCNLTQLSEIIKRTVFKITRGGELIGRELAKNLDIPFGIVDISLAPTTATGDSVANIIEAFGIESVGAHGSTLAVALLMDAVKKGGAMASGNVGGLSGTFIPISEDTGMINAVKNGFLSLDKLEALTSVCSVGLDMFAIPGDTPESTINAIIADELAIGIINNKTTAVRVIPVPGMKEGESVDFGGLLGEAPIMRVNKGSSSDFMKRGGRMPAPVTSMRN from the coding sequence ATGACAATATCTGTTGAAGAGGTATTTGAAACCGCAAGCATGATCCTGTATCAGAACCTTGATATCAGGACAACCACCATGGGGATAAACCTTAAAGACTGCATAGATAATGACTTTGAGCGGTTTACGAACAAGGTATACGATAAGATCAGCGCCAATGCTGCAAGGCTTGTCAAAGAGGCAAAGGCAATGGAATTAAAGTATGGCATCCCCATTGTCAACAAGAGGATATCCATAACACCTGTAAGCCTCATAATGGAGACCCACTGCGAAAAGGCAAAATTTGTCCAGATGGCAAAAGCCATGGACAGAGCGGTTGAGGATGCAGGCATAGATTTCATAGGGGGTTTTGGGGCCATTGTACACAAGGGGCTCACGCCATCTGACATGATGCTGATAGAAGCGCTCCCTGATGTATTTTCCGAGACAAATAGGGTCTGCTCCTTCCTGAATGTGGGCACAAACACAGCAGGACTTAATCTTGATGCCATAAACCTTATAGGCCCTATGCTTAAAAAAACAGCCGGTATGACAAAGGATGCGATCGGGTGCGCCAAGTTTGTCGTATTTGCCAATGCACCAGAGGATAACCCCTTTATGGCAGGTGCCTTTCACGGTATAGGGGAGGCTGACATGACCCTTAATATTGGTATCAGCGGCCCTGGCGTTGTCCACAGTGTTGTGGAAAAAAATCGTGACTGCAACCTGACCCAGCTTTCCGAGATTATAAAGCGCACTGTCTTCAAGATAACCAGGGGTGGTGAACTTATTGGCAGGGAGCTGGCCAAAAACCTTGATATACCCTTTGGTATTGTTGATATCTCCCTTGCCCCCACCACCGCTACTGGTGACTCTGTTGCAAATATTATTGAAGCATTCGGGATTGAATCGGTCGGTGCCCATGGTTCTACACTCGCTGTAGCGCTCCTTATGGATGCTGTAAAAAAGGGCGGCGCAATGGCAAGCGGCAATGTGGGTGGCTTGAGCGGCACATTCATACCAATAAGCGAAGACACAGGGATGATAAATGCGGTCAAGAATGGTTTTTTAAGCCTTGATAAACTGGAGGCACTCACATCTGTCTGTTCTGTAGGGCTTGATATGTTTGCTATACCGGGGGATACACCTGAAAGCACCATTAATGCCATTATTGCAGATGAACTTGCCATAGGGATTATCAACAACAAGACAACCGCGGTGCGCGTTATTCCGGTTCCCGGTATGAAAGAGGGTGAATCAGTAGATTTTGGGGGGCTTCTGGGTGAGGCGCCTATCATGAGGGTAAACAAAGGCTCATCCTCGGATTTTATGAAGAGGGGCGGGCGGATGCCAGCGCCTGTAACAAGCATGAGAAATTAA